From Pantoea sp. Ep11b, the proteins below share one genomic window:
- the glyQ gene encoding glycine--tRNA ligase subunit alpha, with protein MQKFDTKTFQGLILTLQDYWARQGCTIVQPLDMEVGAGTSHPMTCLRALGPEPIAAAYVQPSRRPTDGRYGENPNRLQHYYQFQVIIKPSPDNIQELYLGSLKELGMDPTVHDIRFVEDNWENPTLGAWGLGWEVWLNGMEVTQFTYFQQVGGLECKPVTGEITYGLERLAMYIQGVDSVYDLVWSDGPLGKTTYGDVFHQNEVEQSTYNFEYADVDFLFTCFEQYEKEAQHLLALEKPLPLPAYERILKAAHSFNLLDARKAISVTERQRYILRIRTLTKAVAEAYYASREAMGFPMCNNKK; from the coding sequence ATGCAAAAGTTTGATACCAAAACCTTTCAGGGGCTGATCCTGACCTTGCAGGATTACTGGGCGCGTCAGGGCTGCACCATTGTCCAACCGCTGGACATGGAAGTGGGCGCTGGCACTTCACATCCTATGACCTGCCTGCGCGCACTCGGCCCGGAGCCGATCGCCGCCGCTTACGTGCAGCCATCGCGCCGTCCGACCGATGGCCGTTACGGTGAAAACCCGAACCGTCTGCAGCACTATTACCAGTTCCAGGTGATCATCAAACCTTCACCGGACAACATTCAGGAGCTCTACCTGGGCTCGCTGAAAGAGCTGGGTATGGATCCGACGGTGCATGACATTCGCTTCGTGGAAGATAACTGGGAAAACCCGACGCTGGGTGCCTGGGGACTCGGCTGGGAAGTCTGGCTCAACGGCATGGAAGTGACGCAGTTCACCTACTTCCAGCAGGTGGGTGGCCTGGAGTGTAAGCCGGTGACCGGTGAGATCACCTACGGCCTGGAGCGTCTGGCGATGTACATCCAGGGCGTCGACAGCGTGTACGATCTGGTCTGGAGCGACGGCCCGCTGGGGAAAACCACCTACGGCGACGTGTTCCATCAGAACGAAGTGGAGCAGTCCACCTATAACTTCGAATACGCCGATGTTGATTTCCTCTTTACCTGCTTCGAGCAGTACGAGAAAGAGGCGCAGCATCTGCTGGCGCTGGAAAAACCGCTGCCACTGCCCGCTTATGAACGCATTCTGAAAGCGGCGCACAGCTTCAACCTGCTGGATGCCCGTAAAGCGATCTCGGTGACGGAGCGTCAGCGCTACATTCTGCGCATTCGTACCCTGACTAAAGCCGTGGCTGAAGCTTACTACGCCTCTCGCGAGGCGATGGGCTTCCCGATGTGCAATAACAAAAAGTAA
- the glyS gene encoding glycine--tRNA ligase subunit beta has protein sequence MTEQTFLVEIGTEELPPKALRSLAEAFAAQVTAELDAANLSHGEVSWFAAPRRLALKVANLSAAQPDREVEKRGPAVAAAFDADGNATKAAEGWARGNGITVDQAERLATDKGEWLVYRAQVKGEAAQALLPSMIATALSKLPVPKLMRWGDSDVQFVRPVHTVVMLLGDALIPGTILGIESGRHIRGHRFMGENDIILEHADHYPDVLEKRGKVIADYQTRKAMIKADAEAAARRLGGNADISDSLLEEVTSLVEWPVVLTATFEEKFLKVPAEALVYTMKGDQKYFPVYDNDGNLLPNFIFVTNIESSDPRQIISGNEKVVRPRLADAEFFFNTDRKKRLEDHLPRLETVLFQKELGTLRDKTDRIQALAGWIAGEIGADVNHATRAGLLSKCDLMTNMVFEFTDTQGVMGMHYARHDGEAEDVAVALNEQYQPRFAGDDLPSSPVACALAIADKMDTLAGIFGIGQHPKGDKDPFALRRAALGVLRIIVEKNLPLDLQTLTEQAVRLYGSKLSNARVVDDVIDFMLGRFRAWYQEEGHSIDTLQAVLARRPTRPADFDARMKAVSHFRTLEAAAALAAANKRVSNILAKSTETLNDSVQASLLKENEEIQLATFVTALSSKLQPYFAEGRYQDALVELAQLRTAVDNFFDKVMVNADDQAVRVNRLTLLSKLRELFLQVADISLLQ, from the coding sequence ATGACTGAACAAACCTTCCTGGTGGAGATCGGCACCGAAGAGCTGCCACCAAAAGCCCTGCGCAGCCTGGCAGAAGCCTTTGCCGCACAGGTGACCGCTGAACTGGATGCAGCCAACCTGAGCCACGGCGAGGTCAGCTGGTTTGCTGCACCGCGTCGTCTGGCGCTGAAAGTCGCAAACCTGAGCGCCGCACAGCCCGATCGGGAAGTGGAGAAGCGCGGCCCGGCCGTCGCGGCTGCCTTTGACGCCGACGGTAACGCTACCAAAGCGGCCGAAGGCTGGGCACGCGGAAACGGCATCACTGTTGACCAGGCCGAACGCCTCGCCACCGATAAAGGCGAATGGCTGGTTTATCGCGCTCAGGTCAAAGGCGAAGCGGCCCAGGCGCTGCTGCCGTCAATGATCGCGACCGCACTCAGCAAGCTGCCGGTGCCAAAACTGATGCGCTGGGGCGACAGCGATGTGCAGTTTGTCCGTCCGGTGCATACCGTCGTGATGCTGCTGGGTGATGCGCTGATCCCGGGCACCATTCTGGGCATTGAGTCCGGACGTCACATTCGCGGTCACCGCTTTATGGGCGAAAACGACATCATCCTTGAACACGCCGATCACTATCCTGACGTGCTGGAAAAACGCGGTAAAGTGATCGCCGATTATCAGACCCGTAAAGCGATGATCAAAGCCGATGCTGAAGCTGCGGCGCGTCGTCTGGGTGGCAACGCCGACATCAGCGACAGCCTGCTGGAAGAGGTGACATCGCTGGTGGAGTGGCCGGTCGTCCTGACCGCGACCTTTGAAGAGAAATTCCTCAAGGTGCCTGCGGAAGCGTTGGTCTACACCATGAAAGGCGACCAGAAATATTTCCCGGTGTATGACAATGACGGCAACCTGCTGCCGAATTTCATTTTCGTCACCAATATCGAGTCCAGCGATCCGCGCCAGATTATTTCTGGCAACGAGAAAGTGGTGCGTCCCCGCCTGGCCGATGCCGAGTTCTTCTTTAATACCGACCGCAAAAAGCGCCTGGAAGATCATCTGCCCCGTCTGGAGACGGTGCTGTTCCAGAAAGAGCTGGGCACGCTGCGCGATAAAACCGATCGCATTCAGGCTCTGGCGGGCTGGATTGCCGGTGAGATTGGCGCAGATGTGAATCACGCTACCCGCGCGGGCCTGCTGTCGAAGTGTGACCTGATGACCAACATGGTCTTCGAGTTCACCGACACCCAGGGTGTGATGGGCATGCACTACGCGCGCCACGACGGCGAAGCCGAAGACGTGGCGGTGGCGCTGAATGAGCAGTATCAGCCGCGCTTTGCGGGTGACGATCTGCCCTCCAGCCCGGTCGCCTGTGCGCTGGCGATTGCCGATAAAATGGATACGCTCGCCGGTATTTTCGGCATCGGCCAGCATCCAAAAGGCGATAAAGATCCGTTTGCACTGCGTCGTGCGGCGCTGGGCGTCCTGCGCATCATCGTTGAGAAGAACCTGCCGCTCGACCTGCAGACGCTGACCGAACAGGCGGTGCGTCTCTATGGCAGCAAGCTGAGCAATGCCCGCGTCGTCGACGATGTGATCGACTTTATGCTGGGCCGCTTCCGCGCCTGGTATCAGGAAGAGGGGCACAGCATCGATACGCTGCAGGCCGTGCTGGCGCGTCGTCCGACTCGTCCGGCGGACTTTGATGCCCGTATGAAAGCGGTGTCACACTTCCGTACGCTGGAGGCTGCGGCCGCACTGGCGGCAGCGAACAAGCGCGTCTCTAACATCCTGGCGAAATCGACCGAAACGCTGAACGACAGCGTGCAGGCGTCGCTGCTGAAAGAGAACGAAGAGATCCAGCTGGCGACCTTTGTGACCGCGCTGAGCAGCAAGCTGCAGCCCTACTTCGCGGAAGGCCGCTATCAGGATGCGCTGGTCGAACTGGCCCAGTTGCGGACTGCGGTAGACAACTTCTTCGATAAGGTGATGGTCAACGCCGACGATCAGGCGGTGCGGGTCAATCGCCTGACGCTGCTGTCTAAACTGCGTGAACTGTTCCTGCAGGTCGCGGATATCTCGCTGCTGCAGTAA